From Puntigrus tetrazona isolate hp1 chromosome 8, ASM1883169v1, whole genome shotgun sequence, the proteins below share one genomic window:
- the calr gene encoding calreticulin, producing the protein MTALSLLFMSVSIALITAESSVYFREQFEDGDTWRSRWVESKHKSDYGKFVLSAGKFYGDAEKDKGLQTSQDAHFYALSARFADFSNNDQPLVIQFSVKHEQSIDCGGGYIKLFPSDLKQEDMHGDSTYNIMFGPDICGPGTKKVHVIFNYKGKNHLINKDIRCKDDEYTHLYTLIVNPDNTYEVKIDNKKAESGSLEEDWDFLPPKKIKDPEAKKPEDWDEREKIDDPDDKKPEDWDKPENIPDPDAKKPDDWDDEMDGEWEPPMVTNPEYKGEWKPRPIENPAYKGKWVHPEIDNPEYTADNEIYKYDSIGVIGLDLWQVKSGTIFDNFLITNDPKVAEEVGNETWGATKDAEKKMKEGQEEEERKKREEEEKTRKEEAKDEEEEEKEEEEEEEEEEEEEEEEEEEEEETDSKLKDEL; encoded by the exons ACACCTGGAGGAGCCGATGGGTGGAATCCAAGCATAAATCAGACTACGGGAAGTTTGTGCTCTCTGCAGGCAAATTTTATGGCGATGCCGAGAAAGATAAGG GTCTTCAGACCAGTCAGGATGCTCATTTCTACGCGCTGTCGGCCCGCTTCGCTGATTTCAGCAACAACGATCAGCCCCTTGTGATCCAGTTCAGTGTAAAACATGAGCAGAGCATTGACTGTGGTGGAGGCTACATCAAACTTTTCCCATCAGACCTCAAACAGGAAGATATGCATGGAGACTCCACATATAATATCATGTTTG GTCCTGACATCTGTGGCCCTGGAACCAAGAAAGTACATGTCATTTTCAATTACAAAGGCAAAAATCATTTGATCAACAAAGACATTAGATGCAAG GATGATGAATACACCCATCTGTATACGTTAATTGTCAATCCTGACAACACTTATGAAGTCAAGATTGATAATAAGAAGGCGGAGTCTGGATCTTTGGAAGAAGACTGGGACTTCCTGCCTCCCAAAAAGATCAAAGATCCCGAAGCGAAAAAACCTGAGGACTGGGACGAGAGAGAGAAGATCGACGACCCTGATGACAAGAAACCAGAG GACTGGGACAAACCTGAGAACATCCCTGATCCTGATGCCAAGAAGCCTGATGACTGGGATGATGAGATGGATGGGGAGTGGGAGCCGCCCATGGTCACCAATCCAGAATACAAG ggTGAGTGGAAACCCCGCCCCATTGAGAATCCTGCTTACAAGGGGAAATGGGTGCACCCTGAGATTGATAACCCGGAGTACACCGCTGACAACGAAATCTATAAATACGATAGCATCGGAGTGATTGGACTGGACCTGTGGCAG GTAAAATCTGGCACAATTTTTGACAACTTCCTTATCACCAATGACCCTAAGGTGGCAGAAGAGGTTGGCAACGAGACTTGGGGTGCCACAAAG GATGCTgagaagaagatgaaggaaggtcaagaggaggaagagagaaagaagcgtgaggaagaggaaaagacaagaaagGAGGAGGCAAaggatgaggaggaagaagaaaaggaagaggaagaagaggaggaggaggaggaagaggaagaagaagaggaggaggaggaggaagaggaaacaGACTCTAAACTCAAAGACGAGTTGTAG